One Candidatus Desulfatibia profunda genomic window, CTGGTTGGACCCTGTGGCCGCCATTGCAGTTGCCCTGCTGATCATTAAGGCCGCCTATGATCTTACGGTCAAATCGGGCCGTGACCTGCTGGATTCAAGGCTTCCGGGCCAAGAGGAAAAATGGATTATTGCCATGATTAAGGAACACCGCTCAACCATCCATGGATTTCACGATTTGCGCACCCGCAAGGCCGGTAGTTTCCGTTTCGTGGAGTTTCATATCAAAGTGGATCCGGTGATGACGGTTCAAGACTCCCACCGCATCACCGACGAAATAGCCGCCCGAATTAAAAAACAATTCCGGCACGTCAGCGTCACGATTCACACGGAACCCTGTGACGGCAATTGCGAAGGCAAATGCCTGGAGGGATGTCTTCTGCCGGTCAAGGGAAAAATCGATTCCAAAAAAGAATGAAAAACACTGTCACCAGGTCAAAATTATTCCTGCATCTTTTTCTTGCGATACTGAATATAGGCGTCACGAATGGCTGAATAGGGATCGAGAGATGCATCCTTGATCGCTTCGTAATCTCCGATACGAAACGAGGTGTCGTTCACCTTTTCATAAGCAGTAATTCCGATGGACGCCTCAGCAGGCCGGACATATGTAACCGGATTTAAGAACAGATCTCCAAGCATGCCCACCGAGTCGCGGAGGGTTGACGGACCAATAATGGGCCAGACGACATAAAATCCGTTGGTAATGCCGTAAGTCCCGAACGTCTGGCCAAGATCCTCTTCCTTAGTGCTCAACTCCGGATACTTCTGACCCAGATCAACCAACCCGAGCATGCCTGCCGTAGTGTTTATGACAAACCGCGTAAGCTCCCTGCCGGCCGAACTCAACTTGCCCTGGAGGACGCAGTTTACCAGACGAACCGGAGTGGTCAAATTGTAGAAAAAGCTTTTTACCCCGATTCTCACCGGCGCAGGCACCACATACCTGTATCCTTTGGCAACCGGTTTGAGAATCCAAAAGTAAAACTTGTCATTAAAGTAAAACATGGCACGGTTCAAAGGAGCTATGGGATCTGCCACCTGAACGACACCGGCCTCGGCCTCCTCATAAAGTGTATCAAGATCTTTATCAGACAACGCCTGTTTATCATTTT contains:
- a CDS encoding VacJ family lipoprotein, with the protein product MRYGSIILVVLTVYTTGCAHHRSAGTPSGEQQPALSSPYHGETVPLPAKQKLSGGENDKQALSDKDLDTLYEEAEAGVVQVADPIAPLNRAMFYFNDKFYFWILKPVAKGYRYVVPAPVRIGVKSFFYNLTTPVRLVNCVLQGKLSSAGRELTRFVINTTAGMLGLVDLGQKYPELSTKEEDLGQTFGTYGITNGFYVVWPIIGPSTLRDSVGMLGDLFLNPVTYVRPAEASIGITAYEKVNDTSFRIGDYEAIKDASLDPYSAIRDAYIQYRKKKMQE